From the Elstera cyanobacteriorum genome, one window contains:
- a CDS encoding ABC transporter permease: MTPALRFALREMRGGLAGFRIFLACLTLGVAVIAAVGSLSAAIVGGLERDARSLLGGDVTLRQVHRPVSVEQRDWLAGQSTRLTETIEMRAMAVRPDGAKRSLVQLKAADAVYPLFGTIETAPAEPMPGLLAEADGLPGAVIDPALLARLGLSVGETIQIGEGKFRIAAALKSEPDRASGPLDIGPRVLIALPDMARTQLLQPGSLAEFHYKLELKPGTTAEAFRTALAVRFPGEGWRVRDPSQASPQVERFVERLALFLTLVGLTALLVGGVGVGNAVRAYLDGKSVTIATLKAVGAPSGFIFRLYLMLIGLMAGGGTLIGVILGAGAPWLAAGALGDLLPVPLAVGLYPAPLALAAIFGLLTALTFSLWPLGRAQRVSAASLFRDAGSSRGQAPGPRILAAMGLSALLLAALAIGTAQQPLLAGWFVGGAIVSFGVFRVAASGLKRLARTLASAAWAGGRSPRLRLALANIDRPGAPTASVVLSLGLGLAVLVTVTLIEGNLNRQVVERLPDQAPAFFFVDIPSTQTAAFDALALSIPGASDLRRVPSLRGRITAIKGVPVEKAFVDPEVSWAVDSDRGLTYAATPPEGSKVVQGDWWPADYKGPVLVSLDARFRQGFGVEIGDVITVNVLGRNLDAKIANFRQIQWESFNLNFVLIFSPGLLESAPHTHLATIHVPPAQEEAMLRQVGDAFPNVSAVRVREALDTVTAILGAIGAAARAVTGLTLVVGTLVLAGAVIAGHHRRVYDAIVLKVLGATRRDLLGAYALEYGVLGFATAVIAILIGTLASWGVVTFLMRADWVFLPLPVGAITLLSLGITLALGFAGTWVALGQKAAPLLRQG; encoded by the coding sequence ATGACCCCCGCCCTCAGGTTCGCCCTGCGCGAGATGCGTGGGGGCCTCGCTGGGTTTCGCATTTTCCTCGCCTGCCTCACTCTCGGGGTGGCGGTGATCGCTGCCGTCGGCAGCCTATCCGCCGCCATCGTCGGCGGGCTGGAGCGCGACGCGCGCAGTTTGCTCGGCGGCGATGTAACCCTGCGGCAGGTCCATCGTCCGGTTTCGGTGGAGCAACGAGATTGGTTGGCGGGCCAAAGCACGCGGCTGACCGAGACGATTGAAATGCGCGCAATGGCGGTGCGGCCCGATGGGGCGAAACGCTCGCTGGTGCAGTTGAAAGCGGCGGATGCCGTCTATCCCCTGTTCGGGACGATCGAAACCGCCCCGGCGGAACCAATGCCGGGGCTTCTGGCCGAGGCCGATGGGCTGCCGGGCGCGGTGATCGATCCGGCCTTGTTGGCCCGCCTCGGCCTTTCGGTCGGTGAGACGATCCAGATCGGCGAGGGGAAGTTCCGCATCGCCGCCGCCCTGAAAAGCGAACCCGACCGCGCCAGCGGCCCGCTCGACATCGGCCCGCGCGTGCTGATCGCCCTACCCGATATGGCGCGCACCCAATTGCTGCAACCGGGCAGCCTTGCGGAGTTTCACTATAAGCTTGAACTGAAACCGGGCACGACGGCGGAGGCGTTCCGCACGGCCTTAGCCGTCCGCTTCCCCGGCGAAGGCTGGCGCGTCCGCGACCCGTCGCAGGCGTCGCCCCAGGTGGAACGTTTCGTTGAACGGCTGGCGCTCTTCCTCACCCTCGTTGGGCTCACCGCCCTGCTGGTTGGCGGGGTGGGCGTCGGCAATGCCGTCCGCGCCTATCTTGACGGCAAAAGCGTGACGATTGCGACGCTGAAGGCCGTAGGGGCACCGTCTGGCTTCATTTTCCGGCTGTATCTGATGCTGATCGGTCTGATGGCGGGCGGCGGTACGCTGATCGGGGTGATCCTGGGCGCCGGGGCGCCCTGGCTGGCGGCGGGGGCCTTGGGCGATCTGCTACCGGTACCGCTAGCGGTTGGTCTCTATCCCGCCCCCTTGGCCCTGGCGGCAATCTTTGGTCTGCTGACCGCCCTGACCTTCAGCCTATGGCCGCTGGGGCGGGCGCAGCGGGTTTCGGCGGCCAGCCTGTTCCGCGATGCCGGATCGTCGCGCGGTCAGGCGCCCGGCCCGCGCATTCTGGCGGCGATGGGGCTGTCCGCCCTCCTCCTGGCCGCCTTGGCCATCGGCACGGCACAACAGCCGCTGCTGGCGGGCTGGTTCGTCGGCGGCGCTATCGTCAGCTTCGGCGTCTTCCGGGTGGCGGCGAGTGGTTTGAAGCGCCTTGCCCGCACGCTTGCCAGCGCGGCTTGGGCGGGGGGGCGCAGCCCGCGCCTGCGCCTCGCACTCGCCAATATCGACCGGCCCGGCGCGCCGACCGCCAGCGTCGTGCTGTCGCTCGGCCTGGGTCTTGCCGTACTGGTCACGGTGACGCTGATCGAAGGCAATCTGAACCGCCAAGTGGTGGAAAGATTGCCCGATCAAGCGCCGGCCTTCTTCTTCGTCGATATTCCGTCTACCCAAACCGCCGCGTTTGACGCGCTGGCCCTGTCGATCCCCGGCGCCAGCGACTTGCGGCGCGTCCCCTCCTTGCGCGGGCGGATCACCGCTATCAAGGGCGTGCCGGTTGAAAAAGCCTTCGTCGATCCCGAGGTTTCCTGGGCCGTCGATAGCGACCGGGGCCTAACCTATGCCGCGACGCCGCCGGAGGGTAGCAAAGTGGTGCAGGGTGACTGGTGGCCCGCCGACTATAAAGGCCCGGTGCTGGTCTCGCTCGATGCGCGCTTCCGCCAGGGGTTCGGGGTCGAGATCGGCGATGTCATTACGGTCAATGTGCTGGGGCGAAACCTTGACGCCAAGATCGCCAATTTCCGCCAAATCCAGTGGGAGAGTTTCAACCTCAACTTCGTGCTGATCTTCTCCCCCGGTCTCTTGGAGTCGGCACCGCATACCCATCTCGCCACCATTCATGTGCCCCCGGCGCAGGAAGAAGCGATGCTGCGGCAGGTGGGCGACGCTTTCCCCAATGTCTCTGCCGTGCGGGTGCGCGAGGCGTTGGATACGGTAACGGCGATTCTCGGCGCTATCGGGGCTGCCGCCCGCGCCGTGACGGGGCTGACCCTCGTGGTCGGAACGCTGGTTCTGGCGGGCGCCGTCATCGCCGGGCATCACCGGCGGGTCTATGACGCCATCGTGCTGAAAGTCCTCGGCGCCACGCGCCGCGACCTGCTGGGGGCCTATGCGCTGGAATATGGCGTGCTGGGCTTTGCCACCGCCGTCATCGCTATTCTGATCGGCACGCTGGCAAGCTGGGGCGTTGTGACCTTCCTGATGCGGGCCGATTGGGTTTTCCTGCCGCTACCGGTCGGCGCGATTACCCTGCTCAGCCTTGGCATTACCCTCGCGCTCGGCTTTGCTGGCACCTGGGTTGCCCTGGGGCAGAAGGCCGCGCCGCTGCTGCGGCAGGGTTAA
- the hpf gene encoding ribosome hibernation-promoting factor, HPF/YfiA family translates to MQVTVKGKQMDVGDALRTHITETLTNAVSKYFARPLDATLVLTPDAHLIRADVTVHVARNLTVQAKASATDPYRAADEAIEHAEKRIRRYKRRLKEDHHRGGPLPDVESAPSYVLAPEQEEAPPSAQPMVVAEMQVAIETLAVPDAVMRLDLGDLPVLMFRHATHGGLNVIYRRADGHIGWIDPQGNSQTVRGEPKGELSAAQ, encoded by the coding sequence ATGCAGGTTACTGTTAAAGGCAAGCAAATGGATGTCGGCGATGCGCTGCGCACCCACATCACTGAAACCCTGACCAATGCTGTCAGCAAATATTTCGCCCGTCCCTTAGATGCGACCTTGGTCCTCACGCCCGACGCGCACCTGATCCGGGCTGATGTCACCGTCCATGTGGCGCGCAATCTGACCGTTCAAGCGAAAGCCAGCGCGACCGATCCGTATCGCGCCGCCGATGAAGCCATCGAACATGCCGAAAAGCGTATTCGTCGCTATAAGCGCCGCCTGAAGGAAGATCACCATCGCGGCGGCCCGCTGCCGGACGTCGAATCCGCACCCTCCTATGTGCTGGCGCCCGAACAGGAAGAGGCGCCCCCCAGCGCCCAGCCAATGGTTGTGGCCGAAATGCAGGTGGCGATCGAAACCCTGGCTGTCCCCGATGCGGTAATGCGGCTTGACCTTGGCGATCTGCCTGTGCTCATGTTCCGCCACGCAACCCATGGCGGGTTGAACGTGATTTATCGCCGGGCCGACGGCCATATCGGCTGGATCGATCCGCAGGGAA
- the lptB gene encoding LPS export ABC transporter ATP-binding protein: protein MAGTHDDRRWWQKLTGQTPPSPETPAATPRLVATGGSGLAAHSLGKRYKKRPVVRDVSLSVARGEAVGLLGPNGAGKTTCFYMITGLIRADSGRITLDGHDITTLPMYRRARLGVGYLPQEASIFRGMSVEQNIRAVLEVVESDRDKREAMLDALLAEFSIDHLRRTPALALSGGERRRTEIARALASQPDFVLLDEPLAGIDPIAVSDIRDLVKHLKDRGIGVLITDHNVRETLDIVDRAYILHDGVVLMHGTPREIVAHQDVRRVYLGDRFSL from the coding sequence ATGGCAGGGACACATGATGATCGACGCTGGTGGCAAAAATTGACCGGACAAACCCCGCCGTCCCCCGAAACCCCTGCCGCAACGCCGCGTTTGGTGGCAACCGGTGGCAGCGGCCTTGCCGCCCATAGCCTAGGGAAACGCTATAAGAAACGCCCGGTAGTCCGCGACGTGTCGCTCTCGGTCGCGCGCGGCGAGGCGGTCGGGCTGCTGGGGCCAAATGGGGCCGGGAAGACCACCTGCTTCTATATGATCACGGGGCTGATTCGCGCCGATTCGGGGCGCATCACGCTCGATGGCCATGATATCACCACGCTTCCTATGTACCGCCGCGCGCGCCTCGGCGTCGGCTATCTGCCGCAGGAGGCCTCGATCTTCCGGGGCATGAGCGTGGAGCAGAATATCCGCGCCGTGCTGGAAGTGGTGGAAAGCGATCGCGATAAGCGCGAAGCGATGCTGGATGCGCTGCTGGCCGAATTTTCCATCGATCATCTGCGGCGCACGCCCGCCCTCGCCCTGTCGGGGGGGGAGCGGCGACGCACGGAAATCGCCCGCGCCCTCGCGTCCCAGCCCGATTTCGTGCTGCTCGACGAGCCCTTGGCCGGGATCGACCCCATCGCCGTTTCCGATATCCGTGATCTCGTAAAACATCTGAAAGATCGCGGCATCGGCGTGTTGATCACCGACCATAATGTGCGCGAGACGCTCGATATCGTGGATCGCGCCTATATTCTGCACGATGGCGTGGTGCTGATGCACGGCACCCCGCGCGAGATTGTGGCCCATCAAGACGTGCGCCGGGTCTATCTCGGCGACCGGTTTAGCCTTTAG
- a CDS encoding LptA/OstA family protein — MRWPIVSILVSALLSASALAQLPTTSGSGPVSIDAEKGIEWRRDEKVYIATGGARVQRGGLTVTAQTLRAYYREMPDGQTQITKVEADKDVVIVTASERVVGDKGTYDLDRQLMVVTGKALKLTTPTQVITARDSLEYWDGRKVAVARGDAVAVEADRRIAADVLTAHLAQDASGKANRISKVDGFGNLQIATPAEAASADKGVYDMDRQIATLLGGVKVTQGKNQLNGDYAEVNMKTGVSRILRGPAAGREGAPVRGLLVPGEAQAPTNRAGAAGKGP; from the coding sequence ATGCGCTGGCCTATCGTTTCCATATTAGTCAGCGCGCTCCTCAGCGCTTCGGCCCTCGCCCAACTTCCGACGACCAGCGGCAGCGGCCCCGTTTCCATCGATGCGGAAAAGGGCATCGAATGGCGCCGGGACGAGAAAGTCTATATCGCCACCGGCGGCGCTCGGGTGCAGCGCGGCGGCCTGACCGTCACCGCCCAAACCCTGCGCGCCTATTATCGGGAAATGCCCGATGGGCAGACGCAGATCACCAAGGTCGAGGCCGATAAGGATGTGGTTATCGTCACGGCCAGCGAGCGGGTGGTCGGCGACAAGGGCACCTATGACCTTGACCGGCAATTGATGGTCGTGACCGGGAAAGCGCTGAAGCTGACAACGCCGACCCAGGTGATCACAGCGCGCGATAGTCTTGAGTATTGGGACGGGCGCAAAGTGGCCGTCGCGCGCGGCGATGCTGTAGCGGTGGAGGCCGACCGCCGCATTGCCGCCGACGTGCTAACCGCCCATCTGGCCCAAGACGCCAGCGGCAAAGCCAATCGAATTTCGAAAGTCGATGGGTTCGGCAATCTTCAAATCGCCACCCCCGCCGAAGCCGCCTCGGCGGACAAGGGTGTCTATGACATGGACCGGCAGATCGCGACCCTGCTGGGCGGGGTCAAAGTGACGCAGGGTAAAAACCAACTGAATGGCGATTATGCCGAAGTGAATATGAAAACCGGCGTTAGCCGTATCCTGCGCGGCCCCGCCGCCGGACGGGAAGGGGCGCCGGTGCGCGGGCTGCTGGTGCCGGGAGAGGCGCAAGCGCCGACCAATCGGGCAGGCGCCGCCGGGAAGGGGCCGTAA
- the rpoN gene encoding RNA polymerase factor sigma-54, whose amino-acid sequence MVLAPRLDLRQSQSLVMTPQLQQAIKLLQLSNLELTAFVEAELERNPLLEREDTSEAAAPPVEAPRDAAEALTADLPASNDSPLDTDWADTDSLTPGRVTESDGTDLGMVEAGLSMTGGGSGSGSGGSFDDDLRGLEETLSETPTLRQHLMAQVGLTFAQSTDRMIAAALVESIDDAGYLPEPLETFAAQFGCDLARIESVLAQVQRFDPTGVGARSLAECLALQLAEKNRLDPAMQALLNNLPLLAHRDLAGLQRVCGVDAADIADMIGEIRALNPKPGLAFERSAADPVTPDILMQALPDGTWHLELNPETLPRVLVNNRYHTRVRRQSLNKADRDYISEQFQTANWLVKALHQRATTILRVASEIVRQQDGFFRHGITHLRPLILRDIAEGVSLHESTVSRVTTAKYIATPRGMLELKYFFTSAIQSADGSAAHSAEAVRYRIKALIDAEKPDEILSDDKIVEILRADGVDIARRTVAKYREAMRIPSSVQRRREKAFGI is encoded by the coding sequence ATGGTGCTGGCGCCCCGTCTCGATCTACGGCAGTCGCAATCGCTGGTGATGACGCCGCAGTTGCAGCAGGCGATCAAGCTGCTGCAACTGTCGAATCTCGAACTCACCGCCTTTGTCGAAGCCGAATTGGAGCGGAACCCGCTGCTGGAGCGGGAAGATACCAGCGAAGCCGCCGCCCCGCCGGTGGAAGCGCCGCGCGATGCCGCCGAAGCCCTTACCGCCGACCTACCCGCCAGCAACGACAGCCCACTCGATACCGACTGGGCCGATACCGATAGCCTAACCCCCGGCCGCGTCACCGAAAGCGACGGGACCGACCTTGGCATGGTCGAAGCGGGCCTGAGCATGACCGGCGGCGGCAGCGGCTCGGGCAGCGGCGGGTCGTTCGACGATGATCTGCGCGGGCTGGAAGAAACCCTGAGCGAAACCCCGACCCTGCGCCAACATCTGATGGCGCAAGTCGGACTGACCTTTGCCCAATCGACCGACCGGATGATTGCCGCCGCCCTGGTCGAAAGCATCGACGACGCGGGCTATCTGCCCGAACCGCTCGAAACTTTTGCCGCGCAATTCGGCTGCGATCTGGCACGGATTGAAAGCGTGCTGGCGCAGGTGCAGCGCTTCGACCCGACCGGGGTCGGCGCCCGCTCGCTCGCCGAATGCCTTGCGCTGCAACTGGCGGAGAAAAACCGGCTGGATCCGGCGATGCAGGCGCTGCTGAACAACCTCCCCCTGCTCGCCCACCGCGACCTTGCCGGGCTGCAACGGGTTTGCGGCGTCGATGCCGCCGATATTGCCGATATGATCGGGGAAATCCGCGCCCTGAACCCCAAGCCGGGCCTAGCGTTCGAACGCAGCGCCGCCGATCCGGTGACGCCGGATATTCTCATGCAGGCGCTGCCAGACGGAACTTGGCACCTGGAACTCAACCCAGAAACCCTGCCGCGCGTGCTGGTCAATAACCGCTATCACACGCGCGTGCGCCGCCAATCGCTGAACAAAGCCGACCGCGACTATATTTCCGAACAGTTCCAAACGGCCAATTGGCTGGTAAAAGCCCTGCACCAGCGCGCCACCACGATCCTAAGGGTCGCCAGCGAGATCGTGCGCCAGCAGGATGGCTTCTTCCGCCACGGCATCACCCACCTGCGCCCGCTGATCCTGCGCGACATTGCCGAAGGGGTCAGCCTGCACGAAAGCACGGTCAGCCGCGTCACCACCGCCAAATATATCGCCACCCCGCGCGGGATGCTGGAGCTGAAATATTTCTTCACCTCCGCCATTCAATCGGCGGATGGGTCGGCGGCCCATTCGGCGGAAGCCGTGCGCTATCGCATCAAAGCCCTGATCGACGCCGAAAAGCCCGACGAGATCCTGTCGGACGACAAGATTGTGGAAATTTTAAGGGCCGACGGCGTCGATATCGCCCGCCGGACGGTGGCAAAATATCGGGAGGCCATGCGAATTCCCTCTTCCGTTCAGCGCCGTCGCGAAAAGGCTTTCGGAATTTAA
- the lptC gene encoding LPS export ABC transporter periplasmic protein LptC: MSAAATVRRVQTRSRWVAAARLLLPAVALTLLAGLLAWPTLFPDEKRFRLSKLPVSREEEATVRMLNPRFVGTDEGGRPYTLTATEATQLAIPGAVTKDSQLLLTQPKADLSGDKGDWVQLSAHEGRYDKDHRMLTMSGAVTMFHDSGYEMHTEQAQADLARKRVAGILPVTGQGPQGDLSAEDGFEILDKGQRVFLIGKSRVVLRDTRGAS; this comes from the coding sequence ATGAGCGCGGCGGCGACCGTTCGGCGGGTTCAAACGCGCTCGCGCTGGGTCGCGGCGGCGCGGCTGCTGCTGCCTGCGGTCGCGTTAACGCTGCTGGCGGGCCTGCTGGCCTGGCCGACGCTGTTCCCCGATGAAAAGCGCTTCCGCTTATCGAAACTGCCGGTCTCGCGGGAAGAGGAAGCGACGGTGCGCATGCTCAACCCGCGCTTTGTCGGCACCGATGAAGGCGGGCGGCCCTATACGCTGACCGCGACGGAAGCGACGCAACTGGCTATCCCCGGCGCCGTCACTAAAGATTCGCAACTGCTGCTGACCCAGCCGAAAGCCGACCTGAGCGGCGATAAGGGCGATTGGGTTCAGCTTTCCGCCCATGAAGGGCGCTACGATAAAGATCATCGGATGCTGACCATGAGCGGCGCCGTGACGATGTTTCATGATAGCGGCTATGAAATGCATACTGAACAAGCGCAGGCCGATTTAGCCCGCAAGCGCGTCGCCGGAATTTTGCCCGTGACCGGCCAAGGGCCGCAGGGCGATCTAAGCGCCGAAGACGGGTTCGAAATTCTCGATAAGGGTCAGCGGGTGTTTTTGATTGGCAAATCACGGGTGGTGCTGCGCGATACGCGGGGCGCCTCGTGA
- a CDS encoding DUF2975 domain-containing protein — protein sequence MSAVDEGLAVMARVGRRARWVIWGCVALLCVLVGLVSLELPTFLLNHPQIAPLVPGSAEVRTALAAMPLTARGLLFVILLISAAPFLWALVEAAQIARLMAAGQGFSPALPRRLRRIGWALVLTLVSRPLAGMGLTAFVTYHLSQSVAIPRATTLSFSSDDLGFALIGIAVLALAAIARSIVALADDARGIV from the coding sequence ATGAGTGCTGTCGATGAAGGGCTGGCGGTGATGGCGCGCGTCGGGCGTCGGGCGCGCTGGGTGATTTGGGGCTGCGTGGCGCTGCTGTGTGTGTTGGTCGGCCTCGTGAGCCTTGAGTTGCCGACGTTCCTGCTGAACCATCCGCAGATTGCGCCGCTGGTGCCGGGTAGCGCCGAGGTGCGCACGGCCTTGGCCGCGATGCCCTTGACCGCGCGGGGACTGCTGTTCGTGATCCTGTTGATCAGCGCCGCGCCCTTCCTGTGGGCCTTGGTCGAGGCGGCGCAGATCGCCCGGCTGATGGCGGCGGGGCAGGGGTTTTCGCCCGCCTTGCCGCGCCGCTTGCGCCGCATCGGCTGGGCGCTGGTCCTTACCCTCGTCAGCCGCCCGCTGGCGGGCATGGGGCTGACGGCCTTCGTGACCTATCACCTGTCGCAGAGCGTCGCGATCCCGCGCGCGACCACCCTGTCGTTCAGTTCCGACGATCTTGGCTTCGCGCTGATCGGTATTGCCGTGCTGGCGCTGGCGGCGATTGCCCGTAGTATCGTCGCGCTGGCCGATGACGCGCGCGGTATCGTCTAA
- a CDS encoding helix-turn-helix domain-containing protein, translating to MTIDRLMVERKLKSKDVAEALGITEANFSLLKNGHVKGMRFGTLDKLCTLLGCQPGDILRHDPSEPEAD from the coding sequence GTGACCATCGACCGGTTGATGGTCGAACGCAAACTGAAGTCGAAAGACGTTGCCGAAGCGCTGGGCATCACCGAGGCCAATTTCTCCCTGCTGAAGAACGGCCATGTGAAGGGCATGCGCTTCGGCACGCTCGATAAGCTCTGCACGCTGCTGGGGTGCCAGCCGGGCGATATTCTGCGCCATGATCCGAGCGAGCCCGAAGCCGATTAA
- a CDS encoding arylesterase — protein MDGSTRGVKSENSNDPYKWGKTWAKQQARRGFLMGMLGLSLLAAGLPKAEAAEVKILALGDSLTAGYGLPAAQGFTVKLEAALRAKGIAATVINGGVSGDTSAGGLGRIDWMLADKPTHAIVELGANDGLRGLDPGQMEKNLDAILTKLKDAGVKVLLTGMRAPPNFGAAYTQSFDAVFPRLAERHKVAFYPFFLDGVAANPQLNQADGIHPNETGVNTVIERILPSVLSLLASS, from the coding sequence ATGGACGGCAGCACTCGCGGCGTAAAATCGGAAAACAGTAACGATCCCTACAAATGGGGCAAAACCTGGGCGAAACAACAGGCGCGGCGGGGTTTCTTGATGGGGATGCTCGGCCTATCGCTGCTCGCCGCCGGGCTGCCCAAGGCAGAGGCGGCGGAGGTGAAGATTCTCGCGCTCGGCGATAGTTTAACCGCAGGCTATGGCCTGCCCGCCGCCCAGGGCTTTACGGTTAAGCTGGAAGCCGCTTTGCGGGCCAAGGGTATCGCCGCGACGGTGATCAACGGCGGCGTGTCGGGCGATACCAGCGCGGGCGGGTTGGGCCGGATCGATTGGATGCTGGCCGATAAGCCGACCCACGCCATCGTCGAACTCGGCGCCAACGATGGGCTGCGCGGTCTCGATCCCGGGCAGATGGAGAAAAACCTCGACGCGATTCTCACCAAGCTGAAAGACGCCGGGGTGAAAGTGCTGTTGACCGGCATGCGCGCGCCGCCGAACTTCGGCGCGGCCTATACGCAGAGTTTCGATGCGGTCTTCCCGCGCCTCGCGGAGCGGCACAAGGTCGCTTTTTATCCCTTCTTTCTTGACGGGGTGGCCGCCAATCCTCAGCTTAACCAAGCGGACGGGATTCACCCGAACGAGACCGGCGTAAACACCGTTATTGAACGTATTTTACCCTCGGTTCTAAGCCTTTTGGCTTCATCTTGA
- a CDS encoding KpsF/GutQ family sugar-phosphate isomerase, with protein MTDLSTLAPTVTAAETNRAVARRVFALAQEGLQTLIDGLAGAGGDRLDAAVDLLEGAAGRIIVTGMGKSGHIGRKIAATLASTGTPAFFVHPGEASHGDLGMITRSDVVLALSNSGETHELLDIIAYSKRFSIPLIAITRQDGSTLGESADVVLPLPKTAEACPNGLAPTTSTTLALAIGDALAVALLERRNFSAHDFKVFHPGGALGQKVRRVADLMHSGEALPLVTPETSLRAAILEMTSKRFGCTGVAGADGRLLGIVTDGDLRRHIENIDRPVAEVMTRNPVTIRPQALAAEAVAILNSKSITSLFVVESGVAVGLLHIHDCLRAGVH; from the coding sequence GTGACCGATCTTTCGACCCTCGCCCCGACCGTTACCGCCGCCGAAACCAACCGCGCCGTCGCCCGGCGGGTGTTCGCACTGGCGCAAGAAGGGCTGCAGACCCTGATCGACGGATTGGCGGGGGCGGGGGGCGACCGGCTGGACGCGGCGGTCGATCTGCTGGAAGGCGCCGCCGGGCGCATCATCGTCACCGGTATGGGCAAGAGCGGCCATATCGGCCGCAAGATTGCGGCCACCCTCGCCTCGACCGGCACGCCTGCCTTTTTTGTACACCCGGGGGAAGCCAGCCACGGCGACCTTGGCATGATCACCCGCAGCGATGTGGTGTTGGCACTGTCCAACTCCGGCGAGACGCACGAGCTTTTGGACATTATCGCCTATAGCAAGCGCTTTTCGATCCCGCTGATCGCCATCACCCGGCAGGACGGTAGCACCTTGGGCGAGTCGGCGGATGTGGTCCTGCCACTCCCGAAAACGGCGGAAGCCTGTCCGAATGGTTTGGCCCCCACCACCTCCACCACGCTGGCACTGGCGATTGGCGACGCGCTGGCGGTGGCTTTGCTGGAACGGCGCAACTTCAGCGCCCATGATTTCAAGGTCTTTCACCCCGGCGGCGCGCTGGGGCAGAAAGTGCGCCGGGTGGCGGACCTGATGCACAGCGGCGAGGCGCTGCCGCTGGTAACACCCGAGACCAGCCTGCGCGCCGCCATTCTGGAAATGACCTCCAAACGCTTCGGCTGTACCGGGGTTGCCGGCGCCGATGGCCGCCTGCTGGGCATTGTTACCGATGGCGATTTGCGCCGCCATATCGAGAATATCGACCGGCCCGTTGCCGAGGTGATGACCCGCAACCCCGTCACCATCCGCCCCCAGGCCTTGGCGGCGGAAGCGGTGGCGATCCTGAACAGCAAATCGATCACCAGCCTGTTCGTTGTCGAAAGCGGCGTGGCGGTTGGGTTGCTGCATATTCACGACTGCCTGCGCGCCGGGGTGCATTGA
- a CDS encoding ABC transporter ATP-binding protein — MIQLRNVQVKLASAAGEVNILRGVNLAITPGESVGIVGPSGAGKSTLMMVVGGLERATSGEVVVAGVELGGLSEDDLALWRRETVGIVFQAFRLIPTMTALENVAVPLELAGKPKAFERAKAALEQVGLGHRLTHYPDQLSGGEQQRVALARAFVIEPKLLIADEPTGNLDGTTGTAIMDLLFSLRDRFGTTLLLVTHDQSLAQRCDRVVRVRDGQIDLGAAA, encoded by the coding sequence ATGATCCAACTCCGCAATGTTCAGGTGAAGCTGGCGAGCGCCGCCGGCGAGGTCAATATCCTGCGCGGGGTCAATCTCGCCATAACACCCGGCGAAAGCGTCGGCATCGTCGGCCCATCGGGCGCCGGGAAATCGACCTTGATGATGGTCGTCGGCGGGCTGGAACGGGCAACCAGCGGCGAGGTGGTCGTCGCCGGGGTTGAACTGGGCGGCCTCAGCGAAGACGATCTCGCCCTCTGGCGGCGCGAAACCGTGGGGATCGTCTTCCAAGCCTTCCGCCTGATCCCGACGATGACGGCGCTGGAGAATGTCGCCGTGCCGCTGGAACTGGCGGGCAAGCCAAAAGCCTTCGAGCGGGCAAAAGCCGCGCTGGAGCAGGTCGGCCTCGGCCACCGCCTGACCCATTACCCCGATCAGCTTTCCGGCGGGGAACAACAGCGCGTCGCCCTGGCGCGGGCCTTCGTCATCGAACCGAAGCTGCTGATCGCCGACGAGCCGACCGGCAATCTCGACGGCACCACCGGCACGGCGATCATGGATTTGCTGTTCAGCCTGCGCGACCGTTTCGGGACCACGTTGCTGCTGGTGACCCATGATCAAAGCCTCGCCCAGCGCTGCGACCGGGTGGTGCGGGTGCGCGATGGTCAGATTGATCTGGGAGCGGCGGCATGA